One window of the Labilibaculum sp. genome contains the following:
- a CDS encoding PKD domain-containing protein — protein sequence MKSIFTILLAIAISFPTLAQNKKLTVQKHSTLGVKNIVITEKTYNDLTNPTLNKRKLAKIADKEAGKPKRADDPIARALYERNILKNPLTGQIPLNIKELEKAYVLSSASGLQSRLKTGGLSYINSGPRNVGGRTRALAVDIANENIILAGGITSGMWKSTDNGVSWTRTTKLEDHPSVTSIAQDPNNTAIWYYTTGELIGNSASAGGAPYRGNGLFKSTDNGDNWTSLASTASNTSEIYDAFDYIWNICVDPNNSDVYVATADGIKRSTDGGTTWADAIASDSYYEDIICTPSGIKYASLSADGTTKGIYRSVTGNLNEWEDITPSGFSADYNRVVLAHAPSNTTNDIVYILGETIGAGFQDHSFWKLTYNAAATTPATWVDRSQNLPEGGDGDTDVNGYNSQGSYNMVIKVAPDNENMVFIGGTNLLRSDDAFATKASPLSVGKSTDESKTYWIGGYATENNISQYPNHHPDVHALVFKNDNATLLCGHDGGISITNNYKQTDDTFSETAGDKSMPVDWEFLNNGYLTTQAYTVAVDNDIRTNKVLLSGFQDNGTWLAETSDSDKDWLAWGSGDGSYCSIFNLGTSIYSSSQSGTTYLENNVTDEASYYWTRVDPEGATGQLFINPFVEDANNSEILYYAAGQYIWRNSNIFEIPKLQSNEANINWEKLEISKASGTVSAMESSTFPAHILYYGTSTGKIYKIENSHSKWAKKNDITGTNMPAGNVISIDANPLNANEVLVGFSNYGIESIFSTTDGGTTWTPVSGNLEEINGENNGPSIRSAAYMVSPTDTTYYAGTSTGLYSTTKLEGSSTIWTQQAINQIGTSVVSMIKARRDGFFAVATHGNGVFTADDDFSSAAPVALIGMTKDSIQIGEAVDFMNRSIGDGFTKWEWTFEGAETTTSADEHPRAIVYKTPGVHSVTLTAANAAGSNTQTITSAIIVKTVGAKFTASATNINVDTQITFTDQTVGTPTSWNWSFPGGTPESSTEQNPVVTYSTVGTFDVTLVVHDAEFNDTEIKTGYITVLDADDFDDDLLYNIEGEFENQLTQYIFTGDNDGYITGQTNLKIDQYAEKFEMINPNLNAVKQIKIMPSLLQSNSADPHIIIKIWNGSNEPTNEVYSKSVPFTELVAGEFNDIELDFPVAVDKNFFVGYEVLYEMPIDTFAVAHLPLQADAEWANTAYMHYNNAWEPYNEVFGNNTSLAIKALVGFSDVATGIEDDLNSNKADKLKIYPNPLLHKSNVVFPNQTNQKYRLVVVDASGRVVRIIENITGNNVIINREQLKPGVHIINLSGEKIYKGKLLVK from the coding sequence GATCCCATTAAACATTAAAGAACTGGAAAAGGCATATGTCCTTTCCTCAGCCTCAGGTTTGCAAAGCAGATTAAAAACAGGAGGATTAAGCTATATCAATAGCGGACCTCGAAATGTTGGTGGAAGAACCAGGGCTCTGGCTGTTGACATAGCAAATGAAAATATAATTCTTGCTGGAGGAATAACCAGCGGGATGTGGAAATCAACCGATAACGGTGTTAGTTGGACCCGAACAACAAAGCTTGAAGACCACCCTAGTGTAACTTCTATTGCACAAGATCCAAACAACACTGCAATCTGGTATTATACAACCGGAGAACTAATAGGTAATTCAGCATCGGCAGGTGGCGCTCCTTACCGGGGAAATGGGCTGTTTAAATCAACGGATAACGGCGACAACTGGACATCTTTAGCCTCTACCGCATCCAACACATCTGAAATATATGATGCTTTTGATTATATCTGGAATATATGCGTTGACCCGAACAACAGCGATGTATATGTTGCAACTGCTGATGGTATTAAACGTTCTACAGATGGAGGAACTACATGGGCTGATGCTATCGCGTCAGATTCCTATTATGAAGATATTATCTGTACTCCCAGCGGGATTAAGTACGCTTCTTTAAGTGCCGATGGTACAACAAAAGGAATCTACAGATCGGTAACAGGAAATTTAAATGAATGGGAAGACATTACTCCTAGTGGATTTTCTGCAGATTATAACAGAGTGGTACTAGCACATGCACCAAGTAATACGACCAATGATATTGTTTATATTTTAGGTGAAACAATAGGAGCAGGTTTTCAGGATCACAGTTTTTGGAAATTGACTTATAATGCTGCCGCAACAACTCCGGCAACATGGGTAGACCGGTCACAAAATCTACCGGAAGGTGGCGACGGGGACACAGATGTAAATGGTTACAACTCACAGGGGTCTTACAATATGGTAATAAAAGTTGCTCCGGATAATGAAAATATGGTATTTATCGGCGGCACTAATCTGCTTCGTTCCGATGATGCTTTTGCTACAAAAGCAAGTCCTTTAAGTGTTGGGAAATCGACCGATGAATCAAAAACCTACTGGATCGGAGGCTACGCTACCGAAAATAATATTAGTCAGTATCCAAATCATCATCCGGATGTACATGCATTAGTATTTAAGAATGATAATGCAACATTACTATGCGGACACGATGGTGGAATAAGCATTACGAACAACTATAAACAAACAGACGATACATTTTCTGAAACAGCAGGAGACAAAAGCATGCCTGTTGATTGGGAATTTCTGAACAATGGCTACCTAACAACACAAGCTTATACAGTCGCTGTTGATAACGATATAAGAACAAACAAAGTATTACTTTCCGGATTTCAGGACAACGGTACCTGGCTTGCTGAAACTTCCGATTCTGATAAAGATTGGTTAGCCTGGGGGTCAGGCGACGGCAGTTACTGCAGTATTTTTAATTTAGGTACCAGTATCTACTCTTCTTCACAAAGCGGCACCACTTACCTTGAAAATAACGTAACAGATGAGGCAAGTTACTATTGGACCCGTGTTGATCCAGAGGGAGCAACCGGACAATTGTTTATCAATCCATTTGTTGAGGATGCCAACAACAGTGAAATTTTATACTATGCTGCAGGACAATACATCTGGAGAAATTCCAATATTTTTGAAATTCCAAAACTACAATCCAATGAAGCCAATATAAATTGGGAAAAACTGGAAATATCAAAAGCAAGCGGAACTGTATCGGCAATGGAATCCTCAACCTTCCCTGCTCACATTCTGTATTATGGAACATCAACAGGAAAAATTTATAAAATTGAAAATTCGCACTCGAAATGGGCAAAGAAAAACGACATTACAGGAACAAATATGCCAGCTGGAAATGTAATTTCTATTGATGCAAACCCTTTAAATGCGAATGAAGTATTGGTCGGATTTTCCAATTACGGAATTGAAAGTATATTTAGTACTACCGATGGGGGAACCACCTGGACTCCTGTAAGTGGAAATCTGGAAGAAATAAATGGTGAGAACAATGGTCCGTCCATCCGCTCAGCAGCTTACATGGTTTCACCAACTGACACTACCTATTATGCAGGTACCAGTACCGGTTTGTACAGTACAACAAAACTTGAGGGAAGTTCTACTATCTGGACACAGCAAGCAATTAACCAAATCGGAACCAGCGTTGTTTCAATGATAAAAGCTCGCAGAGATGGATTCTTTGCTGTTGCAACTCATGGTAATGGGGTATTTACAGCTGATGATGATTTTAGCTCTGCTGCTCCTGTTGCACTAATTGGAATGACAAAAGATTCTATTCAAATAGGAGAAGCAGTTGATTTCATGAACAGAAGTATTGGCGATGGGTTTACCAAGTGGGAATGGACATTTGAAGGAGCCGAAACAACAACTTCGGCCGACGAACATCCCCGGGCAATTGTCTACAAAACTCCAGGTGTTCATTCGGTGACATTAACTGCAGCAAATGCTGCTGGTTCAAATACTCAAACAATTACCTCCGCTATAATTGTAAAAACAGTTGGCGCTAAATTTACTGCCAGCGCTACAAATATTAATGTGGATACGCAAATTACATTTACTGATCAAACCGTTGGGACACCCACATCCTGGAACTGGAGTTTCCCGGGTGGAACGCCTGAAAGTTCAACAGAACAAAATCCTGTTGTTACCTACAGTACCGTTGGTACATTTGACGTGACATTGGTTGTTCATGATGCTGAATTCAACGACACAGAAATTAAAACAGGATACATTACCGTTCTTGATGCCGATGATTTTGATGATGATTTGCTTTACAATATAGAAGGTGAATTTGAGAATCAATTGACTCAATATATATTTACCGGCGATAATGATGGCTATATAACAGGACAAACGAACCTGAAAATTGATCAATACGCTGAGAAATTTGAGATGATAAATCCTAATTTAAATGCAGTTAAACAGATCAAAATTATGCCATCTTTACTGCAGTCAAATTCCGCTGATCCGCATATAATTATTAAAATTTGGAACGGATCCAATGAACCTACCAATGAAGTCTACTCTAAATCTGTTCCCTTTACAGAATTGGTGGCAGGAGAATTTAATGACATCGAACTGGATTTCCCTGTTGCTGTTGACAAGAATTTCTTTGTAGGCTACGAAGTTTTATACGAAATGCCCATTGACACATTTGCCGTTGCTCACCTGCCCTTACAAGCAGATGCCGAATGGGCCAATACTGCATACATGCATTACAATAATGCATGGGAACCTTATAACGAAGTATTTGGAAACAATACCTCCCTGGCCATAAAAGCCTTGGTTGGGTTTAGTGATGTAGCAACCGGAATTGAAGATGATTTAAACTCGAATAAAGCAGATAAATTAAAGATCTACCCGAATCCTCTGTTGCACAAGAGTAATGTAGTTTTTCCCAACCAAACCAATCAGAAATACCGGTTGGTGGTTGTGGATGCAAGTGGCCGGGTGGTTCGGATTATTGAAAACATCACAGGAAACAACGTAATTATAAACCGGGAACAATTAAAACCCGGTGTGCATATCATCAACCTTTCGGGTGAGAAAATATACAAGGGAAAGCTGTTGGTGAAATAA